The Lolium rigidum isolate FL_2022 chromosome 2, APGP_CSIRO_Lrig_0.1, whole genome shotgun sequence genomic interval CGATTGTCGAGGCATGTCTTAGCCTTGGAGCTCGAGTCCTGGATGTTCTTCTCCTGAGGGGGAACATCCATGGTCTGAATACTGGGTTCAGGATCCCACATCTTTCTGCTTTAATTTGCGGCGTCAGAGAAATACAGCAACGTTTAGATATCATGCTCCGCCATTTTCTTGCGATATGTGTTCTGTCACGCACTGTAGTATCTCTCTGAATTATGCCAACTGAAGTTTCGAAATTGTGGGGGAATGGCCGGATGGTAAAATGACAGTCGAAAACTGGCACCAGATCTGACCGTACAATTGTGCTAAAAATTCTATGTACTGGTTTATACACATTTATGAGTGAGCAGTATAGATGATGACTTTTCTCGATGTATCTGGTAACGTATAGGAAGTTCCAGAACCACTCACTGGCTCCGAGATTGTAGCACTTGTACATACAGATCAATAATGCTAAAGATCCTGTTGTGCCATCTTTACACTGAAATGACTTCATACcctttaggccttgtttggtagaAGGGTTTTTGTGGGGATTAGTGGGAAAGAACACAAATGGCAAGAAATTAGTATGAGCAATCCCCGCAGGGATCGGGTGAAACCCTTGCCTTCACCCAATCCTCTAGAATTGCAAAATCTTTCTGGTTTAATTTCTGGCGTCAGAGAAATAAAGCAATCATACACCACCATTTTCTTGTGATTTGTGTTGTTTCATGCACTGGAGTATCTCTGTGAATTAGAGTATTGAGGATTAAGGCAGACTATGCCAACTGAAGTTGCGGAATTGTGGGGAGTGGCATGTTGATAAAATGACAGTCAAAAAATGACGCGAGACCTCACCGTACAAGTTGTGCTAAGAATGTCATGGACTGTTTTATCCACACTTATGAGTGAGCAGTATAACTGAGTGTGCTAAGAATGACGTTATATGAAGTTTCGCAAGCACTCACTGGTCCGAAATAGTAGCACTTCGACCATCTACATACAGATTCAATTATGCTAAAGATCCTGTTATGTGATCTTTACACTGAAATGGCTTCATATCCTTTGGTAGTATTAGCTAGTACTTCCTTGGAATTGAAAGTTTGCTCATGAAAAAGTCCTCTTCTAATGGCAGGAAGGAGTACATGGAGATCAGCTGGGCCGAACTGAGATCAATGGTTGAGCCATCTTTCGCTGAGAGATCATTGATCTATCACAAAGATTACCTCACCACCGCAACCATTGTAACATCTTCTGCAGTCAATATCACTGAGGATTCTGTCCTGACTGCTGATGGTCAATCTCTTGCATATGATTATCTCGTTGTAGCGACTGGCCATGTGCTGGCTTCTCCAGGAAGCAGAGCAGAGAGACTTACAGAATTCCAGAGAGGTAACTGGAGTCTAAGCACATACGAAAATATACTATGTTTTGTGACCTTATTTTTTTCTTACCTATGCCTTCTCATCTTTTAACAGATAATGGGAAGATAAAATCATCTGAGTCTGTGTTGATTATTGGAGGTGGTCCAACTGGAGTTGAACTTGctgcagagattgcagtagactaTCCGGAGAAGAAGGTGACCATTGTACACAGAGGATCACGGTTACTTGAATTTATTGATCAGAAGGCCTCAAAGAAGTGTCTTGATTGGCTGACTTCGAAGAAAGTAGATGTGCTTTTTAAGCAATCAGTTGACTTGGATTCATTATCCAACACAGACAAGCTCTACAAAACATCAAGTGGGGAAACAGTAACAGCTGACTGCCACTTTTTGTGTATTGGTAAGCCACTGAGTTCATCGTGGCTACATGATACCATGCTAAAGGAATCTTTGGACAGCAAGGGAAGATTAATGGTGGAAAAGGATCTAAGAGTGAAGGGTTATAACAACATTTTTGCAATCGGTGACATCACGGATATTCCTGTAAGTCTACGCTTCAAACTACATGCCAATTCTGTTTGTCAGTTTTTCTTCCATCGAGAACAACACTGGCGGCGGTCATGGGTCACACAACATGTGATGCCACGGCATATATATACTACATATGTAGACAGACTGCACATGAAAAATAGTCAAACACAAGTGTATTATTTCAGCAATTTGAATCCTGTGATGAcccttggcatcacaaacatcacGTAGCGCCGTCACTGAGAACAACAAAGTGAAACTAACCTACAAAAGGCAAAAGAAATAGGAAGAAACCTAGGCTAAGCTAAACTGGCTGCATGTCTGGAGGTCTAGAATGTTACGGGAGCCTCTTTGATGCTTCAGCACATAGTAGCTTCCGCTTCTCTGCCTCAAGGATGATCTCATCCCATGTTTATCACACACGTTTGTCTAGCATCTTCTAACAATCATGAAgatgatatgtacacaactttgagTATTCACATGAAGCAACTATCATTTTGGAAAACCTTATAAATCATTCCATTTTACGTCCTTGTCATTCCAAACATACTCTAATGCTTTGATCTTTAAGATATATAACATCATATTTCAATATCGGGCACAATAGTTTGTTTCCATGGGAAATAACATGACTGGAAACTcaaaatggaggccgagctacatgtagactTTTATTTTCGAACACTCATAATTTGCatttcaaattttcaaaaaaaactgaAACAAAATTCTAGAGGTAGTCAATGATGTGTACTGCatacatgcaaaatctcaatgcgaACCactttgtattctaggctacacaaaaatgacaaaatctgacaaattttatagtgaatagtgcacatttcaacactataatttgtcagattttgtcttttttgtgtagcgTAGAATATAAAGTTGTccgtattgagattttacagtttatagtatacatcattggctatttctacgattttttcagattttctgGAACTTTGAAATATATAATTTTGAATGTTTCAA includes:
- the LOC124685841 gene encoding apoptosis-inducing factor homolog B-like encodes the protein MAETGKPRVVVVGGGIGGALLAKTMEPDADVVLLDPKEYMEISWAELRSMVEPSFAERSLIYHKDYLTTATIVTSSAVNITEDSVLTADGQSLAYDYLVVATGHVLASPGSRAERLTEFQRDNGKIKSSESVLIIGGGPTGVELAAEIAVDYPEKKVTIVHRGSRLLEFIDQKASKKCLDWLTSKKVDVLFKQSVDLDSLSNTDKLYKTSSGETVTADCHFLCIGKPLSSSWLHDTMLKESLDSKGRLMVEKDLRVKGYNNIFAIGDITDIPEIKQGYLAQKHALLVAKNLKLLIKGSPASKLATYSTGYPLAIVSLGRKEGLAQLPFVTLTGCIPGMLKSKDLFVGKTRKQMGLDA